TGGTGTACCAAAGTTCGTTCCCCTTACCGAAGAACATCCGCAAGATCCCATTAGTCCCTACGCTATTAGCAAGTGGATGGTAGAAAGAATTTTATCTGATTTTGATACAGCCTATAATTTAAAGTCTGTACGTTTCCGTTACTTTAACGCCGCAGGTGCTGACCCTAATAGGTTGTTGGGTGAAGACCACGAACCTGAAACTCATCTCATACCGTTAGTACTACTAACTGCTTTTGGGAAGCGTGAATCTATTTTGATTTTCGGTACAGATTACCCTACCCCAGACGGAACTTGTATCCGCGATTATATTCATGTGACTGACTTGGCACAAGCCCATATTTTAGGTTTAGAATATCTACTCAAAGGTGGAGAAAGCGAAGTATTTAATCTAGGAAATGGCAGTGGTTTTTCAGTCAGAGAAGTAATAGAAACTGCTAAAGAGATAACAGGCAAAGAAATTAAAATAGAAGAACGCGATCGCAGACCAGGTGACCCTCCTATTTTAGTTGGCAGCAGCGACAAAGCAACTAAAATCTTGGGTTGGCATCCAGAGTATCCTAATTTAAACGAAATTATTGCCCATGCTTGGAAATGGCATCAACAACGACATAAGTAAAGACATTTTAAAACATCCTGTAAGGCTTAGAAATTCATTCTTTAGGTATTTGTAAGCCAATGGTAGAACTTGTTAAATTAAAGAATGGTTTAAAACAAGTATCAGTTAATGAGCGTAATCGAGTTTCAAAATTTACCTAATGCACAGCAGTGCCAAAAAAGTACAGTGCCCTCTTTAGGGCTAGTTTGCATCACCTCTGATAAACAAGTGCGCTTTCGGACAATGACGCGCACCCGATACTTAAAACTTTCTCTTAGCGATCGCGAAAGTGCCCTGAGTGAACTGTATCGCCATAACTTACAGCGCTTACATGATGCCCTCTCCTTTTGTCAGCAGAATAAAATTCAGCTTTATCGGATGTCTTCTAATTTATTTCCCCTAAGTGACTTAGAAGACGAAATTGGCGCAAATATATTAGAAGCAATGAGCGCTGATTTAGCAACAATCGGTCAACGAGCAAATGCATTGAACATCAGAATGGTGTTGCATCCAGATCAATATGTAGTGCTAAGTTCTGATTCCCCCGAAGTGGTACAGGCAAGTATCACTAATCTAGCAGGACATGCACGTATACTTGACTTACTGGGATTACCGCGATCGCCTTGGTCATTGATGAATATTCATGGTGGCAAATCTCAACGGGCTGAACAACTAGTAAAAATAATTTCCGAACTACCAGAAAACATCAAAAGTCGCTTGACTCTAGAAAATGATGAATACGCCTATAGTGCCGATGAGATTTTAGCAGTATGTCAGCAAGCTGGTGTGCCGATGGTATTTGATGCCCATCATCATATTTGCCACGAAAATTTGGATAGCTACGATCATCCGAGTGTAGCATCAATGTTTTACGCAGCGCGAGAAACTTGGAAAAATCCAGATTGGCAATTAGTCCATATTTCCAATGGTGAGCAAGCTTTCAATGACAGAAAACACAGCGACTTGATTACCGATATGCCTAATGTTTACCACCAAGCACCGTGGATTGAAGTCGAAGCCAAACGAAAAGAAGAAGCGATCGCACTTTTGCGTTCTTGGTGGCTGATGAACAATAATTGTACGTAACTTAGAGACTTCTAGTTTATGTTCTCTGCACCTCTGCTATTGTGTCTGCGTTAACCATAGTGAAACTTACACGTTTACAGTCTCATTTATGGTTAATACTCACTTAATTGGTCTATAAACCATTTTATAGAAGCTTGATTTTAAGGCAATTATCTATAGCTAAGTTGCTTATTTCTCTTGGTAGATTAAATCAAAATTAAAAAAGAACAAAATAACAATATACATAGCTGAAAACTAAACTTTAAATTGTTAGTTTTATGCAAAAAATTTATGGCAATGTTCAAGGTATCAAAGCTAGTCAGATCAAACGACTGCAACAGCTTTATGAGCAAAATCAACCAGCAGATAGATTTATTACGCCAGAATTTGCTCAAGCCTTAGCTACAATCAGTCAACAAATTCATCACCCAATTTGTTGTTATCTCAATCGGCGTGGACAAGTTATCCGAATTGCTGTAGGAACACCCATTCAAACTCAAATTCCACCTGAAGAATTACCCCGCCGCAGTGCAGAACGTTTGAGCGGAATCCGTTGTATTGCTACTCAAGTTAAATCAGAACCACCTGATGAAGCTGCTTTGATTGCAATGATGCGTCAGCGCTTAGATGCTCTTGTCATGTTAACCGCAATTGATGGCAAAGTAAAAGAAGCTTTTCTAAGTTATCTTTTTCCTGATTCAGAAAGTCCTTGGGTAATTTCACCTCCTCTAAGTTTGGACGATCTAACCGAACAGGAATTTGATGAACTAGTTCACGAATGGGAAAGAGAAATTGTTGACGCAGGGGATGGAATATTCCTATCTCAAGAAA
The Nostoc punctiforme PCC 73102 genome window above contains:
- the galE gene encoding UDP-glucose 4-epimerase GalE, translating into MSTILVTGGAGYIGSHAALALKNAGYEVIVLDNLSNGHRELVEEVLQVKLIVGDMSDRSLLDDIFSTHNITAVMHFAAYIAVGESVTDPAKYYQNNVAGTLTLLEAMLAASVNKFIFSSTCALYGVPKFVPLTEEHPQDPISPYAISKWMVERILSDFDTAYNLKSVRFRYFNAAGADPNRLLGEDHEPETHLIPLVLLTAFGKRESILIFGTDYPTPDGTCIRDYIHVTDLAQAHILGLEYLLKGGESEVFNLGNGSGFSVREVIETAKEITGKEIKIEERDRRPGDPPILVGSSDKATKILGWHPEYPNLNEIIAHAWKWHQQRHK
- the uvsE gene encoding UV DNA damage repair endonuclease UvsE, which gives rise to MSVIEFQNLPNAQQCQKSTVPSLGLVCITSDKQVRFRTMTRTRYLKLSLSDRESALSELYRHNLQRLHDALSFCQQNKIQLYRMSSNLFPLSDLEDEIGANILEAMSADLATIGQRANALNIRMVLHPDQYVVLSSDSPEVVQASITNLAGHARILDLLGLPRSPWSLMNIHGGKSQRAEQLVKIISELPENIKSRLTLENDEYAYSADEILAVCQQAGVPMVFDAHHHICHENLDSYDHPSVASMFYAARETWKNPDWQLVHISNGEQAFNDRKHSDLITDMPNVYHQAPWIEVEAKRKEEAIALLRSWWLMNNNCT